One segment of Porticoccus hydrocarbonoclasticus MCTG13d DNA contains the following:
- a CDS encoding ATP-binding cassette domain-containing protein yields MIIMENITLQRGTKRLLEKTSATIHPGRKIALIGANGAGKSSLFSLLLGELTVEEGTLQIPGQWRMAHMAQEVQTTDRAALDFVIDGDQALRKLEADIARAETDQANDRLANLHQALDEIDGYTAPLRAEQLLEGLGFSAEERASPVSRFSGGWRIRLNLARALMCPSDFLMLDEPTNHLDMDTTLWLERWLQNYPGTVLLISHDRDFIDNVCEEIFHIEHASLLSYRGNYSAFERQRSERLTQQQAVYEKQQRRIGEINRFVARFRAQATKARQAQSRLKELERMATVAPAHIDSPFDFEFFPPERISDPLLSLSKTVSGYPDKPILSEVNMTLHPGSRIALLGANGAGKSTLIKTLAGDLRPLGGERVAGEHLSIGYFTQHQLDALDISASPLLHLQRLTPSATEQSMRNFLGRFDFRGDMALDVIEHFSGGEKARLALAIIVWLKPNLLLLDEPTNHLDLEMRHALTMALQDFAGAVVLISHDRHLIRNTVDELLLVNAGEVAPFAGDLDSYTHWLLSRLRDKGEQTSSAPGPAIHRKQQRREGAEIRQQLRPLKKALSEAELRMNKLDVAVNDVENRLADPAIYQPEHKEALQSLLFEQSQLKQQREAVEIQWLELAEQLETLEAALTL; encoded by the coding sequence ATGATCATTATGGAAAACATTACCCTGCAGCGGGGCACCAAACGGCTACTGGAAAAAACCAGCGCAACCATCCACCCAGGTCGGAAAATAGCGTTGATTGGCGCCAATGGCGCTGGTAAATCGAGCCTTTTCAGCCTGCTTCTGGGGGAGTTGACGGTAGAGGAAGGCACTCTACAAATCCCCGGCCAATGGCGCATGGCCCATATGGCACAGGAGGTTCAGACAACCGACCGGGCTGCGCTGGACTTTGTCATTGATGGTGACCAGGCCCTGCGCAAGCTGGAGGCAGACATCGCCCGGGCCGAAACCGATCAGGCCAACGACCGGCTGGCCAACCTGCATCAGGCACTGGACGAGATCGATGGTTATACCGCTCCGCTACGGGCGGAACAATTGCTGGAGGGGCTGGGCTTTTCTGCAGAGGAAAGAGCTTCCCCAGTGAGCCGTTTTTCAGGTGGCTGGCGGATTCGCCTGAATCTGGCCAGAGCATTGATGTGCCCATCCGATTTTCTGATGCTCGACGAGCCTACCAACCACCTGGATATGGATACGACTCTCTGGTTGGAACGATGGCTGCAGAATTACCCGGGTACCGTTTTGTTGATTTCCCACGATCGAGATTTTATCGACAACGTCTGCGAAGAAATTTTTCATATCGAACACGCCAGCCTGCTCAGCTATCGCGGCAACTACTCGGCATTTGAGCGCCAGCGCAGCGAGCGACTCACCCAACAGCAGGCTGTTTATGAAAAGCAGCAACGCCGTATCGGAGAAATCAATCGATTCGTCGCTCGCTTCAGGGCTCAGGCCACCAAGGCCCGACAGGCCCAGAGTCGCCTTAAGGAGCTGGAGCGAATGGCAACCGTCGCGCCCGCGCATATTGATTCACCGTTCGACTTTGAATTTTTCCCTCCGGAACGAATCAGCGATCCGCTGCTATCACTCAGTAAAACTGTGTCGGGTTATCCCGACAAACCTATCCTCAGCGAAGTCAACATGACCTTGCATCCGGGTAGCCGAATCGCACTGCTCGGCGCCAACGGCGCCGGCAAATCGACGCTGATTAAAACCCTAGCCGGTGATTTACGGCCTCTCGGTGGTGAGCGCGTTGCGGGGGAACACCTCTCCATCGGCTATTTCACCCAACACCAACTCGATGCTCTCGATATATCCGCCAGTCCCCTGCTGCATTTACAGCGACTGACGCCGAGCGCCACAGAGCAGAGCATGCGCAATTTTCTGGGTCGCTTTGATTTTCGTGGCGACATGGCACTGGATGTGATCGAGCATTTCTCAGGTGGTGAAAAGGCACGACTGGCTCTGGCGATCATCGTCTGGCTAAAGCCCAACCTTCTGTTACTCGACGAACCCACCAACCACCTGGATCTCGAAATGCGCCATGCGCTGACCATGGCGTTACAGGACTTTGCCGGTGCTGTGGTACTGATATCCCATGATCGGCATTTGATCCGGAATACCGTTGATGAACTATTGCTGGTAAACGCTGGGGAAGTGGCGCCTTTTGCTGGCGATCTCGACAGCTACACCCACTGGCTGCTGTCACGACTGCGCGACAAAGGCGAACAAACATCCTCCGCACCCGGGCCTGCTATACACCGAAAACAGCAACGCCGTGAAGGGGCTGAAATCCGGCAACAGCTGCGTCCGCTCAAGAAGGCCCTGAGTGAAGCAGAACTTCGCATGAACAAGCTGGATGTGGCGGTCAATGATGTTGAAAATCGTCTTGCCGACCCGGCAATTTATCAACCCGAGCACAAAGAGGCGTTGCAGTCACTGCTGTTTGAACAGAGTCAGCTCAAACAGCAGCGAGAGGCAGTTGAGATTCAATGGCTGGAACTGGCCGAGCAGCTGGAAACACTTGAAGCCGCTTTGACTCTCTAG
- a CDS encoding YcgN family cysteine cluster protein, giving the protein MSKKPFWEEKSLAEMSRDEWEQLCDGCARCCLHKLEDEENGDIFYTDVACQLLDQTSCRCVDYRHRLAKVPDCLALSPKKIDQFHWLPDTCAYRLLAAGRRLKAWHPLVSGDPESVHRAGISVRGRVVEEFAVAEQDMEDHVIHWVSS; this is encoded by the coding sequence TTGAGCAAAAAACCTTTTTGGGAAGAAAAGTCACTGGCAGAGATGAGTCGGGATGAATGGGAGCAGCTCTGTGATGGTTGCGCCCGATGTTGTCTCCACAAGCTGGAAGATGAGGAGAATGGCGATATCTTTTATACAGATGTTGCCTGTCAGTTGCTCGACCAGACCAGCTGCCGTTGCGTCGATTACCGGCATCGGCTGGCAAAAGTGCCGGATTGCCTAGCCCTGTCACCCAAAAAAATAGATCAATTTCACTGGTTGCCAGATACCTGCGCCTATCGCCTACTGGCTGCTGGCCGTCGATTGAAAGCCTGGCATCCGCTGGTTTCCGGCGATCCTGAATCAGTACACCGGGCAGGCATTTCAGTCCGGGGCAGGGTGGTTGAAGAATTTGCAGTCGCAGAGCAGGATATGGAGGACCATGTGATCCACTGGGTGAGCAGTTGA
- a CDS encoding YcgL domain-containing protein: protein MSKQICKIYRSSKNEAMYLYVDHQEDLDRIPEPLMQRFGKPKLAMTLALSLDKKLARADIAKVLEAIREQGYYLQLPPGPEAYMQELRNKNDKL from the coding sequence ATGAGTAAACAAATCTGCAAAATCTATCGCAGCTCGAAAAACGAAGCCATGTATCTCTATGTTGATCATCAGGAGGATCTGGATCGAATTCCCGAACCGTTAATGCAGCGATTCGGCAAACCCAAACTGGCAATGACCCTGGCACTCTCTTTGGATAAAAAGCTGGCCAGAGCTGATATAGCCAAGGTACTCGAAGCGATCAGAGAGCAGGGTTATTATCTCCAGTTGCCACCAGGTCCCGAGGCGTATATGCAGGAATTGCGTAATAAAAACGATAAGCTTTAA
- the rnd gene encoding ribonuclease D, whose product MSEQMPSPILVADSAALSHCVEALQKSDVLAVDTEFMRTDTFYPILGLIQIFDGQQCWLIDPVALDSLDELGSVFKNPAIIKVFHSCSEDLEVLQHVMGTLPQPLFDTQVAAALSGFGFSRGYAALVDDMLGHHVPKGETRSDWLQRPLSEAQLGYAASDVYFLLPVYHLLVAALEKLDRTAWMEEEMTTLVGRSLQTDDTADYYRKVKGAWKLEAKALQVLQAICQWREVEARQRNRPRNRLIADRTLLDIAIAQPASKQSLAGIEGIFPGFLRRYGDDLLSLVHRAQSDHVSNPKPLPPLDAPLPKAARDMAKELKAVASECAESRNLSVEMLVRKRDIEELVRSAVDTGKPSLSVALREGWRYDLIGQALLAEVSRLLSSNPSAVNE is encoded by the coding sequence ATGTCTGAACAAATGCCGTCACCAATTCTGGTGGCTGATAGTGCCGCTTTGAGCCACTGCGTCGAAGCGCTGCAAAAATCCGATGTGCTGGCCGTTGACACCGAGTTTATGCGGACCGATACGTTTTACCCGATATTGGGTTTGATCCAGATATTTGACGGACAGCAATGCTGGCTAATTGATCCCGTGGCACTGGATTCACTCGATGAGCTGGGCAGTGTTTTTAAAAACCCGGCAATCATCAAGGTATTCCACTCCTGTTCTGAGGATCTGGAGGTGTTGCAGCATGTGATGGGTACTCTGCCTCAACCCCTGTTTGATACCCAGGTTGCAGCGGCGTTGTCCGGTTTTGGGTTTTCCCGGGGCTATGCTGCCTTGGTGGATGACATGCTGGGTCATCACGTGCCCAAGGGCGAGACCCGCTCAGACTGGCTGCAGCGGCCTCTCAGTGAAGCGCAACTGGGTTATGCGGCTTCCGATGTTTATTTCCTGCTGCCTGTCTACCATTTGTTGGTGGCGGCCCTGGAAAAACTCGATCGGACGGCATGGATGGAAGAGGAAATGACGACATTGGTCGGTCGTTCGCTTCAGACTGATGACACCGCAGACTATTATCGCAAGGTTAAGGGTGCCTGGAAGCTGGAAGCGAAAGCGCTGCAGGTATTGCAGGCAATTTGCCAGTGGCGGGAAGTTGAAGCGCGGCAGCGCAATCGTCCGCGCAACCGCCTGATAGCTGATCGGACCCTGCTGGATATCGCCATCGCGCAACCGGCCAGCAAGCAGTCACTGGCCGGTATCGAAGGCATTTTTCCGGGTTTTTTACGTCGTTATGGCGACGATCTTCTGTCACTGGTTCATCGGGCGCAGAGTGATCATGTATCAAACCCCAAGCCATTGCCGCCGCTGGATGCGCCTTTGCCAAAAGCGGCCAGGGATATGGCGAAGGAGCTTAAGGCGGTGGCCAGCGAATGCGCAGAATCCCGGAACCTGTCGGTTGAAATGCTGGTCAGAAAGCGCGATATCGAGGAGTTGGTGCGTTCGGCGGTCGATACGGGCAAGCCCAGTCTCTCCGTAGCATTGCGGGAAGGCTGGCGCTATGACCTGATCGGGCAGGCGCTTCTTGCAGAAGTCAGTCGTCTTTTGTCATCCAATCCGAGTGCCGTCAATGAGTAA
- the recR gene encoding recombination mediator RecR, protein MFSPLIDELIDALRCLPGVGPKSAQRMALQLLERNRDGAVRLSSALNQAAEHVRRCRMCRTLTEADLCEICSNGRRDIHQLCVVETPADMFAIEHSGSYRGRYFVLLGHLSPIDGIGPDAIGVDHLMSRLAEEEINELILATNLTVEGETTAHYISERARMLNVTVSRIAHGVPMGGELEYVDGGTLSHAFTSRKQL, encoded by the coding sequence GTGTTCAGCCCTTTGATAGACGAATTGATTGATGCCTTGCGCTGCCTGCCCGGTGTGGGCCCAAAGTCCGCCCAGCGGATGGCGCTGCAACTGCTGGAGCGCAATCGTGATGGGGCAGTGCGTCTCTCCAGTGCTCTGAATCAGGCCGCAGAACACGTGCGGCGTTGCCGAATGTGCCGGACCCTGACGGAAGCCGACCTGTGTGAGATATGCAGTAATGGACGTCGCGATATTCATCAGTTATGCGTGGTGGAAACACCTGCCGACATGTTTGCTATTGAGCACAGTGGCAGTTATCGGGGCCGTTATTTTGTCCTGCTTGGCCATCTTTCGCCAATTGATGGTATCGGGCCGGATGCCATCGGTGTAGATCATCTGATGTCCCGGTTGGCTGAAGAAGAGATCAATGAATTGATTCTGGCTACGAATCTCACCGTCGAGGGTGAAACCACGGCCCATTACATCAGTGAAAGAGCCAGAATGCTCAATGTGACAGTGAGCCGTATCGCCCACGGCGTGCCGATGGGTGGCGAGCTTGAATATGTGGATGGCGGAACTCTGTCCCATGCCTTTACCAGCCGCAAACAATTATAG
- a CDS encoding YbaB/EbfC family nucleoid-associated protein, translating to MNINELMKQAQDMQAKMQQLQAEAAKTEVTGEAGAGLVQVVMNGRHDVRKVNLDSSLLSEEKGFLEDLLAAAVNDAVRKVEEDQRKQMEKLTGGMQMPPGFQMPF from the coding sequence ATGAATATAAATGAATTAATGAAGCAAGCCCAGGACATGCAAGCAAAGATGCAGCAACTGCAGGCCGAGGCAGCCAAAACAGAGGTCACCGGGGAAGCGGGTGCCGGTCTGGTTCAGGTGGTGATGAATGGTCGCCACGATGTGCGCAAGGTCAATCTGGATTCATCCCTGCTCAGTGAAGAAAAGGGGTTCCTGGAAGATCTGTTGGCCGCAGCTGTCAATGATGCCGTCAGGAAGGTCGAGGAAGACCAGCGCAAACAGATGGAAAAACTTACCGGTGGCATGCAGATGCCGCCGGGTTTCCAGATGCCTTTTTGA
- the dnaX gene encoding DNA polymerase III subunit gamma/tau yields the protein MSYQVLARKWRPRNFSEMVGQEHVLRALINALDNNRLHHAYLFTGTRGVGKTTIARILAKCLNCDTGISSNPCGTCSACVSIAENRFVDLIEVDAASRTKVEDTRELLDNVQYAPTAGRFKVYLIDEVHMLSGHSFNALLKTLEEPPPHVKFLLATTDPQKLPVTILSRCLQFNLKHLSPERIVEHLQFVLGEEKVPCEEAGLWALARSADGSMRDALSLTDQAIAHGGGKITEAEVYDMLGTIDLGAIADIARALANGDAVDLLAVVGRMAEHAPDFGVALADLLSVWHRVAIAQTVPDALDNRHGDDPLVRELAKALSPEDVQLFYQIALLGRRDLPLAPEPRIGFEMALLRMLAFQPVADSAVHPPPAPAGLSNVSVAPTAEGAEESPKKSLSSDRDSTLSATVRAGSVETFKPAVDRSSVESVPEIEVAPEAAERANPPMAVNALPLAEVVPDRWIEIYQGLQVAGLLQNIAANLCLVDIDGPVLHFVLDIASSSLYEESHQQRLADVLTEYFGEPVTVQIEVGAVATETPLARTERLRRERQSQAVEQLRLDPNVRRITELFNGVLLENTIKPID from the coding sequence ATGAGTTATCAGGTTCTGGCCCGCAAGTGGCGCCCTCGCAATTTCAGCGAGATGGTTGGGCAGGAGCATGTGTTGCGGGCCCTGATCAATGCCCTCGATAACAATCGGCTACACCATGCCTACCTGTTTACCGGTACCCGGGGTGTGGGGAAAACCACCATCGCCCGGATTCTGGCCAAATGCCTCAATTGTGATACGGGCATCAGCTCAAATCCTTGTGGTACATGCAGTGCCTGTGTGTCGATCGCAGAGAATCGATTCGTTGATCTGATAGAAGTGGATGCAGCTTCGCGTACCAAGGTCGAGGACACCCGGGAGCTGCTGGATAACGTTCAATACGCACCGACGGCGGGGCGCTTTAAAGTCTACCTGATTGATGAAGTGCATATGCTCTCCGGTCACAGCTTTAACGCACTGCTGAAAACCCTTGAAGAACCACCACCTCACGTGAAATTTCTGCTGGCCACCACGGATCCGCAAAAACTGCCGGTGACGATTCTGTCGCGCTGCCTGCAATTCAACCTCAAGCATCTGAGTCCTGAACGAATTGTGGAGCATCTGCAGTTTGTATTGGGTGAGGAAAAAGTCCCTTGTGAAGAGGCTGGTCTCTGGGCTCTAGCCCGCTCTGCCGACGGCAGTATGCGCGATGCCCTGAGTCTAACTGATCAGGCCATTGCTCATGGTGGTGGCAAAATCACCGAGGCGGAAGTCTATGACATGCTTGGCACCATCGACCTTGGGGCCATTGCCGATATCGCCAGAGCGCTGGCCAACGGGGATGCGGTGGATCTCCTTGCGGTGGTAGGGCGTATGGCGGAGCATGCTCCGGATTTTGGTGTCGCATTGGCCGATCTGCTTTCAGTCTGGCACCGGGTTGCCATCGCTCAAACCGTTCCCGATGCACTGGATAATCGACATGGTGATGACCCATTGGTGCGTGAGTTGGCAAAAGCGCTCAGCCCCGAAGATGTTCAGTTATTTTACCAGATAGCCCTGTTGGGGCGACGGGATCTGCCATTGGCACCGGAACCCCGAATCGGCTTTGAAATGGCTCTGCTGAGAATGCTGGCATTTCAGCCGGTGGCAGACAGTGCTGTACATCCCCCTCCGGCACCAGCGGGTTTGTCTAATGTGTCTGTCGCTCCGACCGCAGAGGGGGCGGAGGAGTCGCCAAAAAAGTCCCTATCCAGTGATCGCGACAGCACGCTGTCAGCAACTGTGCGGGCGGGTTCTGTCGAAACATTCAAGCCAGCTGTGGATCGATCATCAGTTGAATCGGTCCCCGAGATTGAGGTGGCGCCTGAGGCTGCTGAACGTGCGAATCCTCCAATGGCGGTGAATGCGTTGCCCTTGGCTGAGGTTGTGCCGGATCGCTGGATTGAAATTTACCAGGGGCTTCAGGTGGCTGGTTTGTTGCAAAATATTGCCGCCAATTTGTGCCTGGTGGATATCGATGGTCCAGTGCTGCACTTTGTGCTGGATATCGCCAGTAGCTCCCTGTACGAGGAATCGCATCAGCAGCGCCTCGCCGATGTCCTCACAGAATACTTTGGCGAGCCGGTGACTGTGCAGATTGAAGTGGGTGCAGTCGCTACTGAAACACCTTTGGCTCGCACTGAAAGACTGCGCCGTGAACGCCAGTCGCAGGCGGTGGAGCAGCTGCGACTGGATCCCAATGTCCGGCGAATCACCGAGCTGTTCAATGGGGTTTTGCTGGAAAACACAATTAAACCAATAGATTAA
- the ttcA gene encoding tRNA 2-thiocytidine(32) synthetase TtcA — MDFDTRKQRLEFNKLQKRLRRNVGKAIADFNMIEEGDKVMVCLSGGKDSYGMLDILLGLQKTAPVSFELVAVNLDQKQPGFPPEVLPRYLTELGVPFHILEKDTYSVVTELIPEGKTYCSLCSRLRRGTLYGFAEQIGATRIALGHHRDDMIETLFLNMFYGGKLKSMPPKLLSDDKQNMVIRPLAYCKESDLERYAIAKQFPIIPCNLCGSQDGLQRKVIKDMLQTWEKEHPGRLETIFSAIQSVEPSQLADASLFDFADLKLDRSPRIGAVNLWDADSDAVREPA; from the coding sequence ATCGATTTCGATACTCGCAAACAGCGACTGGAATTCAACAAGCTGCAAAAACGCCTGCGCCGCAATGTGGGCAAGGCCATTGCCGACTTCAATATGATTGAAGAGGGTGACAAGGTGATGGTCTGCCTGTCCGGCGGGAAAGATTCCTACGGTATGCTGGATATTTTGCTCGGCCTGCAGAAAACCGCACCGGTCAGCTTTGAGCTGGTCGCCGTCAATCTCGACCAGAAACAACCCGGCTTTCCGCCGGAGGTGTTGCCCCGCTATTTGACCGAACTGGGGGTTCCCTTTCATATTCTTGAAAAGGACACCTACAGTGTTGTCACCGAGTTGATCCCGGAAGGCAAGACGTACTGCAGTCTATGTTCGCGGTTGCGGCGCGGCACCCTATACGGCTTTGCCGAACAGATTGGTGCCACTAGAATTGCCCTTGGCCACCACCGCGATGACATGATTGAAACCCTGTTTCTGAATATGTTCTACGGTGGAAAACTGAAGTCCATGCCGCCAAAACTGCTCAGCGATGACAAGCAGAATATGGTGATACGCCCACTTGCCTACTGCAAGGAAAGCGACCTGGAGCGCTATGCCATAGCCAAGCAGTTTCCGATTATTCCCTGTAACCTGTGTGGTTCTCAGGATGGCTTGCAGCGCAAGGTCATCAAGGACATGCTGCAAACTTGGGAGAAAGAGCATCCCGGACGTCTGGAAACGATTTTTAGTGCCATTCAGTCCGTTGAGCCCTCACAGCTGGCCGATGCCTCCCTGTTTGATTTCGCAGATTTGAAGCTGGATCGGTCGCCGCGCATTGGAGCGGTCAATCTCTGGGATGCCGACAGCGATGCTGTCCGCGAGCCTGCCTGA
- a CDS encoding dUTP diphosphatase, translating into MKQQILAMLELQNAMNSRVNENWAEQHFAWYRAIWVECAELLDHYGWKWWKKQTPDANQVKLELVDIWHFGLSILLLESRNHHGDIARLVERQLADAKPSGDFREDLEAFTLSTLQTKKFDVAGFGALMAGVGLSFDELYTRYVGKNVLNFFRQDHGYQDGSYRKQWGSKEDNEHLVEAVAELDHRCPEFKDDLYQALQNRYADSA; encoded by the coding sequence ATGAAGCAACAGATACTGGCGATGCTGGAGTTGCAGAATGCGATGAATAGCAGGGTGAATGAGAACTGGGCCGAGCAGCATTTTGCATGGTATCGGGCGATATGGGTGGAATGTGCCGAATTGCTTGATCACTATGGTTGGAAGTGGTGGAAAAAACAGACGCCGGATGCAAACCAGGTAAAACTGGAGCTGGTGGATATCTGGCATTTCGGCCTCAGTATTCTGCTGCTGGAATCCCGGAACCACCATGGAGATATAGCCCGGTTGGTGGAGCGGCAGCTGGCGGATGCCAAGCCTTCCGGTGATTTTCGTGAAGACCTCGAGGCATTTACCCTGAGCACCCTGCAAACTAAAAAGTTTGATGTGGCCGGGTTCGGTGCCTTGATGGCGGGGGTGGGGTTGAGTTTTGATGAGCTTTACACCCGCTATGTCGGTAAAAATGTGCTGAACTTTTTTCGCCAGGACCACGGTTACCAGGATGGTAGCTACCGCAAGCAGTGGGGTAGCAAGGAAGATAATGAGCACTTGGTGGAAGCGGTTGCGGAACTTGATCATCGTTGCCCTGAATTCAAGGATGATCTCTATCAGGCCCTGCAGAACCGCTATGCCGACAGCGCCTGA
- a CDS encoding MBL fold metallo-hydrolase, with translation MSQATPYIVRTFPVGPLQCNCTVIGDPATRRALVIDPGGNAADIQAILAELQLVVVAIIHTHAHLDHILAAGEIKKTTGAPIYLHRQDMFLWRGVAEQCAMFGVPLVTLPDPDHYFEDDHDLGCCGGVAMHTPGHTPGSTSFWFEPAALLIAGDTLFRSGIGRTDLPGGNHGQIVKSIRERLYTLDDNVAVVTGHGPGTTIGDEKYHNRFVRA, from the coding sequence ATGAGCCAAGCGACACCCTATATCGTTCGAACCTTTCCAGTGGGGCCGTTGCAGTGTAACTGCACGGTCATAGGTGACCCGGCCACCCGTCGGGCTCTGGTGATTGATCCCGGTGGCAATGCCGCAGATATTCAGGCCATTCTGGCAGAACTGCAATTGGTGGTTGTGGCAATTATTCATACCCACGCGCATCTGGATCATATCCTCGCCGCCGGTGAGATCAAAAAGACCACTGGTGCACCCATTTATCTGCACCGTCAGGACATGTTTCTGTGGCGTGGTGTCGCGGAACAATGTGCCATGTTTGGCGTGCCGCTGGTGACCCTTCCCGATCCTGATCATTATTTTGAGGATGACCATGATCTGGGATGTTGTGGCGGGGTGGCAATGCATACGCCGGGGCACACACCGGGTTCTACCAGTTTCTGGTTCGAGCCGGCCGCTTTGTTGATCGCCGGAGATACCCTGTTTCGCAGTGGTATCGGCCGCACCGATTTGCCCGGTGGCAATCACGGTCAGATCGTCAAATCCATTCGCGAGCGGCTCTATACCCTGGATGACAATGTGGCCGTGGTCACCGGGCACGGGCCGGGTACCACGATTGGTGATGAGAAGTACCACAACAGGTTCGTGCGGGCCTGA
- a CDS encoding NfeD family protein, which yields MKLLSCCPSYLPRSCLLICLLLFSAVLRAEIWVIDIEGAIGPATADHMERSMEKAVTAEAGLIVLRIDTPGGLDMAMREMIKVILASPLPVIGYVSPSGARAASAGTYLLYATHLAAMAPGTNLGAATPVQLGGGSPGLPSMPGNDDANDGKSEGESKEHTEAAPPGDAMERKVVNDAVAYIRSLAQLRGRNGDWAERAVRKGVSLSANDALEQGVIELVADSIENLLTQLDGRQVTLDKKSVTLSTAGETVHYQSVDWRSEFLAVITNPNIAYILLMVGIYGLIIEFYNPGIGLPGIVGAASLLIAMYALQMLPISYAGMGLILLGIALMTAEAFAPSFGLMGISGAITFLTGSIMLMDTNLPAYQIALPMIIALTVFSIGLLVFALSMLVKARHRKVVTGTEHLIGSMATVGRVDGVNAWVWLEGELWHARSESPLQLNEQVRVTAIDGLTAVVSKPTEGEY from the coding sequence ATGAAACTTTTGTCATGTTGCCCGAGTTACCTCCCTCGCAGTTGTCTGCTTATATGCCTTTTGCTCTTCTCTGCGGTTCTCCGGGCAGAAATATGGGTGATTGATATCGAAGGAGCCATAGGGCCAGCAACAGCTGACCATATGGAACGGTCTATGGAGAAAGCCGTCACAGCTGAGGCCGGCCTGATCGTACTGCGTATTGATACGCCGGGCGGCCTGGATATGGCCATGCGGGAGATGATCAAGGTCATCCTGGCTTCTCCTCTGCCAGTCATTGGTTATGTGTCTCCCAGTGGGGCAAGGGCCGCCAGTGCTGGTACCTACCTGTTGTATGCCACACATTTGGCAGCCATGGCACCCGGCACCAACCTCGGAGCGGCAACGCCAGTTCAGTTGGGCGGTGGATCACCGGGATTGCCGAGCATGCCGGGTAACGATGATGCCAACGATGGCAAATCTGAGGGAGAAAGCAAGGAACACACAGAAGCTGCCCCGCCGGGCGATGCCATGGAACGAAAGGTGGTGAATGATGCCGTGGCCTATATCCGCAGCCTGGCACAACTCAGAGGCCGCAACGGTGACTGGGCGGAACGCGCAGTGCGGAAAGGGGTCAGTCTCTCGGCAAACGATGCCCTTGAACAGGGCGTTATCGAGTTGGTTGCAGACTCCATTGAAAACCTGCTGACGCAACTGGATGGCCGTCAAGTGACGCTGGATAAAAAATCCGTGACACTGTCCACTGCCGGGGAAACCGTCCACTACCAATCTGTGGACTGGCGCAGCGAATTCCTGGCAGTTATCACCAACCCCAATATCGCCTATATCCTGCTCATGGTCGGTATCTATGGCCTGATTATAGAATTTTACAATCCGGGTATTGGCCTACCGGGCATTGTCGGAGCAGCTAGCCTGCTGATTGCCATGTATGCCCTGCAAATGTTACCAATCAGCTATGCGGGGATGGGCTTGATTCTGCTGGGCATCGCCCTGATGACAGCAGAGGCATTTGCCCCCAGTTTCGGTCTCATGGGGATCAGTGGGGCAATCACCTTTTTGACCGGCTCAATCATGCTGATGGACACCAACTTGCCAGCCTACCAGATTGCCCTACCGATGATCATTGCATTGACAGTCTTCAGTATCGGCCTGTTAGTGTTTGCCCTGAGCATGCTGGTTAAGGCACGACATCGCAAAGTGGTCACGGGCACGGAGCATCTGATCGGAAGCATGGCAACGGTGGGACGGGTCGATGGTGTAAATGCCTGGGTCTGGCTCGAGGGAGAACTCTGGCATGCCCGGTCAGAATCGCCCCTGCAATTGAATGAACAGGTACGGGTAACGGCTATTGACGGGCTGACCGCTGTGGTCAGCAAACCCACTGAAGGAGAATACTGA